A section of the Triticum dicoccoides isolate Atlit2015 ecotype Zavitan chromosome 7A, WEW_v2.0, whole genome shotgun sequence genome encodes:
- the LOC119330199 gene encoding acyl carrier protein 1, mitochondrial-like: MAAAALRPAILRHIRLSPATAAPLAAAGRPLALAPWLARPMSSHDAHLTRDEVVGRVLDVLKCHPKVDPSKVTPEAHFEKDLGLDSLDTVEVVMAIEEEFKLEIPDLEADKINSLPLAIEYVANHPMAG; the protein is encoded by the exons ATGGCGGCGGCCGCACTACGTCCGGCGATCCTCCGCCACATCCGGCTCTCCCCCGCCACGGCGGCccctctcgccgccgccggccggcccctcgccctggcgccgTGGCTCGCGCGGCCAATGTCCTCCCACGACGCCCACCTCACCCGCGACGAGGTCGTCGGCCGCGTCCTCGACGTCCTCAAGTGCCACCCCAAGGTCGACCCCTCCAAG GTGACCCCCGAGGCGCACTTCGAGAAGGATCTGGGGCTGGACAGCCTGGACACGGTGGAGGTGGTGATGGCGATCGAGGAGGAGTTCAAGCTCGAGATCCCCGACCTGGAGGCTGACAAGATTAACTCGCTTCCGCTCGCCATCGAGTACGTCGCCAACCACCCCATGGCCGGCTGA